A genomic segment from Diceros bicornis minor isolate mBicDic1 chromosome 5, mDicBic1.mat.cur, whole genome shotgun sequence encodes:
- the LOC131405253 gene encoding basic proline-rich protein-like, whose product MHLKLAAYSCCPPKRRGGNRESSCPRTRSEHCKHWRPVHQRQVSGIPPAPQGGSRLASQQPFWRAHPADYSEQRSPGAFSRSNPKGPPHYGTETRRYVHKHTEKAFGRPRPHFSDRALCPKPPHGGRGAGRGALEDSGGRASRAPGPLSPVPRPPVPRPPLDHLPRPRAGPPTPRLAHARPSGPTARSLLTQTHHGNVPPSSAAAQQPPEGTEEMTYIPGERSQSAFSGGARRPARPPAAPGEPAPPETLRPRRAAPGRRRPAVGSQRPSDGPPKTPSPRRPPSRRRRSGPRPRPAPEPARPAGRARGVGEPRPAEPGARPAAGRGLRAAGRSRGRGALVPRRGSEAQPRLPQLSVPAGPPARLPQRRSPARLLSAPRRPPEERSRSACAPPLELRPRPKAPPQRPRPRPEVTGRRTWSPSGPAPDSTKRRAEGSASRGREKAEGTPWILGRQGGCLLPQQDQRGALRPGLPADGDGGARGPCSRAPTAPGTPPPTPPPPRRPSGYRGGSPRPGAPVLSRPALGRRPGRGRRKPSPLRVAGGAGGGRPSRGTENRVGRGRLLCSLYLVASPASVRPGACRWGLDPGGEAQDPPDTGPQAPAPGPVTLG is encoded by the exons ATGCACTTGAAGCTGGCAGCTTACTCCTGCTGCCCCCCAAAAAGGAGGGGTGGAAACAGGGAGAGTTCCTGTCCCCGGACGCGCTCCGAGCACTGCAAGCACTGGAGACCGGTCCACCAGCGTCAGGTCTCGGGCATCCCACCCGCCCCTCAGGGGGGAAGCCGGCTCGCATCACAGCAGCCTTTCTGGAGAGCACATCCTGCAGACTACTCAGAGCAGAGATCCCCGGGGGCCTTCTCACGTAGTAACCCCAAGGGTCCACCCCACTACGGAACAGAAACCCGACGCTACGTTCACAAACACACCGAAAAGGCGTTCGGCCGTCCGCGTCCCCATTTCTCAGACCGCGCTTTATGCCCGAAGCCGCCCCACGGAGGACGAGGCGCTGGACGCGGCGCGCTAGAGGACAGCGGCGGCCGCGCTTCCCGGGCCCCCGGCCCGCTGTCCCCCGTCCCCCGGCCCCCTGTCCCCCGTCCCCCGCTCGACCACCTTCCACGCCCCCGCGCCGGGCCCCCCACCCCGCGGCTGGCTCACGCCCGCCCCAGCGGCCCCACGGCCCGGAGCCTCCTAACGCAGACGCATCACGGCAACGTCCCGCCAAGTTCCGCGGCCGCGCAGCAGCCACCCGAAGGCACGGAGGAAATGACTTACATTCCTGGGGAGCGGAGCCAGAGCGCCTTCTCCGGCGGCGCACGCCGGCCCGCACGGCCGCCCGCAGCACCCGGGGAGCCGGCCCCGCCCGAGACGCTGCGCCCGCGGAGGGCAGCGCCCGGACGCCGCCGGCCCGCCGTCGGCTCCCAGCGCCCCTCGGACGGCCCTCCGAAGACGCCCTCGCCCCGGCGTCCACCCTCTCGGCGCCGCCGCTCCGGACCGCGGCCCCGCCCGGCCCCCGAGCCCGCCCGGCCGGCCG GCCGTGCTCGCGGCGTGGGCGAGCCCCGACCTGCGGAGCCCGGCGCCCGCCCGGCCGCCGGCAGGGGGCTCCGCGCGGCGGGCCGGAGCCGGGGCCGGGGCGCCCTCGTACCTCGGAGAGGGTCCGAAGCACAGCCGCGGCTCCCTCAGCTCTCCGTGCCCGCCGGCCCGCCCGCGCGGCTGCCTCAGCGCCGCTCCCCAGCCCGGCTCCTCTCAGCCCCGCGCCGGCCGCCCGAGGAGCGCTCGC GCTCCGCCTGCGCCCCGCCCCTTGAGCTCCGCCCCCGCCCCAAGGCTCCGCCCcagaggccccgcccccgccccgaggTGACGGGGAGACGCACGTGGAGCCCCTCCGGCCCCGCCCCGGACTCAACCAAGCGTCGGGCGGAGGGGTCCGCGAGTCGGGGGCGGGAGAAAGCAGAGGGAACCCCCTGGAtcctggggaggcagggaggctgtCTGCTGCCGCAGCAGGACCAGCGTGGGGCGCTGCGACCGGGCCTCCCCGCGGACGGTGACGGCGGCGCGAGGGGACCCTGCAGCCGCGCCCCGACCGCTCCCGGGACCCCCCCCCCTACTCCCCCGCCCCCCCGGAGGCCGTCTGGCTACCGCGGAGGGTCCCCGCGCCCGGGCGCCCCCGTCCTGTCCCGCCCAGCCCTTGGGCGCCGCCCTGGGCGGGGCCGCAGAAAGCCAAGCCCCCTCCGGGTGGCCGGAGGGGCCGGCGGTGGGAGACCGTCTCGTGGCACCGAGAATCGCGTCGGGAGAGGGAGGCTTCTCTGCTCCCTTTACTTGGTGGCCTCCCCGGCCAGCGTgcgccccggggcctgccgctgGGGACTGGACCCCGGGGGAGAGGCCCAAGACCCACCTGACACAGGTCCACAAGCTCCAGCCCCTGGCCCGGTGACCCTGGGCTAG